One window of the Populus nigra chromosome 4, ddPopNigr1.1, whole genome shotgun sequence genome contains the following:
- the LOC133692342 gene encoding protein TRIGALACTOSYLDIACYLGLYCEROL 5, chloroplastic, whose amino-acid sequence MVLTNFSGPGVGFGFGVGCGFGVGWGFGGMPVNILGLGAGAGCGVGLGLGWGFGTAFGSQYRSSTVTFQGMELAKKEESDDNQS is encoded by the exons ATGGTGCTTACAAATTTTAGTGGACCTGGTGTTGGATTCG GTTTCGGTGTTGGTTGTGGCTTTGGCGTAGGCTGGGGTTTTGGGG GCATGCCTGTGAATATTTTGGGTCTTGGTGCAG GTGCAGGCTGTGGGGTTGGTCTAGGCCTTGGATGGGGCTTTGGCACTGCCTTTGGAAGCCAGTATAGGTCATCTACTGTCACATTCCAGGGCATGGAATtggccaaaaaagaagaaagtgaTGACAATCAATCTTGA
- the LOC133691633 gene encoding (S)-8-oxocitronellyl enol synthase CYC2-like isoform X1 yields the protein MSRWWAGAIGGVKQQSENGNAFRGHHSVALVIGVTGIVGNSLAEILPLSNTPGGPWKVYGVARRPRPNWNLDHPVEYIQCDISNTAETQAKLSQLTDVTHIFYVTWALRFTEAENIEANNLMFRNVLQAVIPNALNLKHVCLQTGLKHYVGPFELVGKIEPHDTPYTEDLPRLSAPNFYYDLEDILAGEVAKKEGVTWSVHRPHTILGFSPYSLMNIMGTLCVYAAICKHEGMPLLFPGTESVWDAYSIASDADLIAEQEIWAAVDPNARNEAFNIHNGDVFKWKHLWKVLAEQFGIKKYGLPESGKKVSLTELMKDKGAVWEKIVKDNQLLPNKLEEVGVWWFADFVLGAESIISCMNKSKEHGFLGFRNSKNSLISWVDKLKAHKIVP from the exons ATGAGCCGGTGGTGGGCAGGTGCAATTGGAGGTGTCAAG CAGCAGTCTGAAAATGGCAACGCGTTCCGAGGACACCATAGCGTGGCTCTAGTAATAGGCGTAACTGGCATTGTTGGCAACAGCTTAGCTGAAATCCTTCCACTCTCCAACACACCTGGTGGACCATGGAAAGTCTACGGAGTGGCCCGTCGTCCACGACCAAATTGGAACTTAGACCACCCTGTTGAATACATCCAATGTGACATATCTAACACGGCGGAAACTCAAGCAAAACTCTCCCAGCTAACTGATGTTACTCACATTTTCTATGTCACATGGGCCCTCCGATTCACGGAGGCCGAGAACATCGAAGCTAATAACCTCATGTTCCGCAATGTCCTCCAGGCTGTTATCCCCAACGCCCTCAATCTCAAACATGTTTGCCTCCAAACTGGTCTTAAACACTATGTTGGCCCATTCGAGTTGGTAGGCAAGATCGAACCACATGACACTCCTTACACGGAGGATCTGCCCAGATTAAGCGCACCCAATTTTTACTACGATTTGGAAGACATTCTGGCCGGGGAAGTGGCAAAGAAAGAGGGAGTGACTTGGTCTGTGCACAGGCCGCATACAATTTTGGGGTTTTCTCCATATAGTTTGATGAACATAATGGGCACCCTTTGTGTTTACGCTGCTATATGTAAACATGAAGGGATGCCTTTACTGTTCCCTGGGACCGAGTCTGTTTGGGATGCTTATTCCATCGCATCTGATGCAGATCTGATTGCTGAGCAGGAAATTTGGGCAGCTGTGGATCCTAATGCACGAAATGAAGCGTTTAATATCCACAATGGAGATGTTTTTAAGTGGAAGCATTTGTGGAAGGTTTTGGCTGAACAGTtcgggataaaaaaatatgggttgCCTGAGAGTGGGAAGAAAGTGAGCTTGACGGAGTTGATGAAGGATAAAGGAGCAGTGTGGGAGAAAATTGTGAAGGATAATCAGCTGTTGCCTAACAAGTTGGAGGAGGTAGGAGTGTGGTGGTTTGCAGATTTTGTGTTGGGTGCAGAGTCCATTATTTCGTGTATGAATAAGAGTAAGGAGCATGGGTTTCTGGGGTTTAGGAATTCCAAGAATTCACTGATTTCGTGGGTGGACAAGTTGAAGGCTCATAAGATTGTGCCTTGA
- the LOC133691633 gene encoding (S)-8-oxocitronellyl enol synthase CYC2-like isoform X2 produces MSRWWAGAIGGVKQSENGNAFRGHHSVALVIGVTGIVGNSLAEILPLSNTPGGPWKVYGVARRPRPNWNLDHPVEYIQCDISNTAETQAKLSQLTDVTHIFYVTWALRFTEAENIEANNLMFRNVLQAVIPNALNLKHVCLQTGLKHYVGPFELVGKIEPHDTPYTEDLPRLSAPNFYYDLEDILAGEVAKKEGVTWSVHRPHTILGFSPYSLMNIMGTLCVYAAICKHEGMPLLFPGTESVWDAYSIASDADLIAEQEIWAAVDPNARNEAFNIHNGDVFKWKHLWKVLAEQFGIKKYGLPESGKKVSLTELMKDKGAVWEKIVKDNQLLPNKLEEVGVWWFADFVLGAESIISCMNKSKEHGFLGFRNSKNSLISWVDKLKAHKIVP; encoded by the exons ATGAGCCGGTGGTGGGCAGGTGCAATTGGAGGTGTCAAG CAGTCTGAAAATGGCAACGCGTTCCGAGGACACCATAGCGTGGCTCTAGTAATAGGCGTAACTGGCATTGTTGGCAACAGCTTAGCTGAAATCCTTCCACTCTCCAACACACCTGGTGGACCATGGAAAGTCTACGGAGTGGCCCGTCGTCCACGACCAAATTGGAACTTAGACCACCCTGTTGAATACATCCAATGTGACATATCTAACACGGCGGAAACTCAAGCAAAACTCTCCCAGCTAACTGATGTTACTCACATTTTCTATGTCACATGGGCCCTCCGATTCACGGAGGCCGAGAACATCGAAGCTAATAACCTCATGTTCCGCAATGTCCTCCAGGCTGTTATCCCCAACGCCCTCAATCTCAAACATGTTTGCCTCCAAACTGGTCTTAAACACTATGTTGGCCCATTCGAGTTGGTAGGCAAGATCGAACCACATGACACTCCTTACACGGAGGATCTGCCCAGATTAAGCGCACCCAATTTTTACTACGATTTGGAAGACATTCTGGCCGGGGAAGTGGCAAAGAAAGAGGGAGTGACTTGGTCTGTGCACAGGCCGCATACAATTTTGGGGTTTTCTCCATATAGTTTGATGAACATAATGGGCACCCTTTGTGTTTACGCTGCTATATGTAAACATGAAGGGATGCCTTTACTGTTCCCTGGGACCGAGTCTGTTTGGGATGCTTATTCCATCGCATCTGATGCAGATCTGATTGCTGAGCAGGAAATTTGGGCAGCTGTGGATCCTAATGCACGAAATGAAGCGTTTAATATCCACAATGGAGATGTTTTTAAGTGGAAGCATTTGTGGAAGGTTTTGGCTGAACAGTtcgggataaaaaaatatgggttgCCTGAGAGTGGGAAGAAAGTGAGCTTGACGGAGTTGATGAAGGATAAAGGAGCAGTGTGGGAGAAAATTGTGAAGGATAATCAGCTGTTGCCTAACAAGTTGGAGGAGGTAGGAGTGTGGTGGTTTGCAGATTTTGTGTTGGGTGCAGAGTCCATTATTTCGTGTATGAATAAGAGTAAGGAGCATGGGTTTCTGGGGTTTAGGAATTCCAAGAATTCACTGATTTCGTGGGTGGACAAGTTGAAGGCTCATAAGATTGTGCCTTGA
- the LOC133692341 gene encoding subtilisin-like protease SBT1.7, with protein MRSERHVMKMKDLKFGPQLIATLLVLCFCYTYAVAEVKKQTKETFIIQMDKSNMPATYYDHFQWYDSSLKSVSESADMLYTYNNIIHGFSTQLTPEEAELLEKQSGILSVLPEMIYKLHTTHTPEFLGLGKSDAVLLPASASLSEVIVGVLDTGVWPEIKSFEDTGLGPIPSTWKGSCEVGKNFNSSSCNRKLIGAQYFSKGYEAAFGPIDETMESKSPRDDDGHGTHTATTAAGSAVSGASLFGYASGIARGMATEARVAAYKVCWLGGCFSSDILAAMEKAVADGVNVMSMSIGGGLSDYTRDTVAIGAFRAAAQGILVSCSAGNGGPSPGSLSNVAPWITTVGAGTLDRDFPAFVSLGDGKKYSGISLYSGKPLSDSLVPLVYAGNVSNSTSGSLCMIGTLIPAQVAGKIVICDRGGNSRVQKGLVVKDSGGLGMILANTELYGEELVADAHLLPTAAVGIRTANAIKNYAFLDPKPMGTIASGGTKLGVEPSPVVAAFSSRGPNLVTPEVLKPDLIAPGVNILAGWTGGAGPTGLTNDKRHVEFNIISGTSMSCPHVSGLAALIKAAHQDWSPAAIKSALMTTAYATYKNGENLLDVATGQPSTPFDYGAGHVNPVAALDPGLVYDATVDDYISFFCALNYSASDIKQITTKDFICDSSKKYSLGDLNYPSFSVPLQTASGKEGGAGVKSTVKYTRTLTNVGAPATYKVSMTSQTTSVKMLVEPESLSFAKEYEKKSYTVTFTATSMPSGTNSFAHLEWSDGKHVVRSPIAFSWT; from the coding sequence ATGAGGTCGGAAAGAcatgtcatgaagatgaaagaCTTGAAGTTCGGGCCTCAACTGATAGCTACACTTCTGGTTCTGTGCTTCTGTTACACGTATGCGGTAGCAGAAGTGAAGAAGCAAACGAAGGAGACTTTCATAATTCAAATGGACAAGTCCAATATGCCAGCGACTTACTATGATCATTTCCAATGGTATGATTCGTCTTTAAAATCCGTATCAGAATCTGCTGACATGCTTTACACTTACAACAACATAATCCATGGCTTTTCCACCCAACTCACACCAGAGGAAGCTGAATTACTTGAAAAACAATCTGGAATTCTATCGGTCCTACCTGAAATGATTTACAAGCTGCACACAACTCATACCCCGGAGTTCCTTGGATTGGGAAAAAGTGATGCTGTCCTCCTCCCTGCATCTGCCTCCCTAAGTGAGGTGATTGTTGGAGTACTGGACACCGGTGTCTGGCCAGAGATAAAAAGCTTTGAAGACACAGGGCTTGGCCCAATACCAAGTACCTGGAAAGGTTCTTGTGAGGTGGGTAAGAACTTCAATTCATCAAGCTGTAACCGGAAACTGATAGGTGCACAATATTTCTCAAAAGGGTATGAAGCAGCATTCGGACCTATTGACGAAACAATGGAGTCAAAATCACCAAGAGACGATGATGGCCATGGAACCCACACTGCAACTACAGCAGCTGGATCAGCTGTCTCAGGAGCTAGCCTTTTCGGGTATGCTTCTGGGATAGCACGTGGAATGGCTACAGAAGCTCGAGTAGCAGCTTACAAGGTGTGTTGGTTGGGTGGATGTTTTAGCTCTGATATTTTAGCAGCAATGGAAAAGGCTGTTGCAGATGGCGTTAATGTCATGTCAATGTCTATTGGAGGAGGACTCTCAGATTACACTCGAGATACAGTTGCGATTGGAGCTTTCCGAGCAGCAGCACAGGGAATTCTTGTCTCATGCTCGGCTGGAAATGGTGGGCCAAGTCCAGGCAGCTTGTCTAATGTCGCTCCTTGGATAACAACTGTAGGTGCTGGAACGTTGGACCGTGATTTCCCAGCCTTTGTGAGCCTTGGAGATGGTAAGAAGTACTCGGGTATATCGCTTTATAGTGGAAAGCCATTATCTGATTCGTTGGTGCCCCTGGTTTATGCTGGTAACGTGAGCAATTCCACAAGCGGCAGCCTTTGCATGATAGGAACTTTAATTCCTGCACAGGTTGCAGGGAAAATTGTGATATGTGATCGAGGGGGGAATAGCAGGGTCCAAAAGGGCTTGGTGGTGAAAGATTCTGGTGGCCTAGGGATGATTCTTGCAAACACAGAGCTGTATGGGGAAGAGCTAGTCGCTGACGCACATCTTCTTCCGACAGCCGCTGTGGGCATAAGAACCGCAAATGCAATTAAGAATTATGCCTTCCTTGATCCAAAGCCAATGGGCACGATTGCTTCTGGAGGTACAAAGCTTGGAGTTGAACCATCGCCTGTGGTAGCGGCATTCAGTTCCAGAGGTCCAAATCTGGTCACTCCAGAAGTACTCAAACCAGACCTAATAGCACCAGGAGTCAACATACTAGCGGGATGGACTGGGGGAGCTGGCCCAACTGGGCTAACAAACGACAAGAGGCATGTAGAATTCAATATCATTTCAGGTACATCAATGTCATGTCCCCATGTAAGTGGGTTGGCTGCACTCATCAAGGCTGCTCACCAGGACTGGAGTCCAGCAGCCATTAAGTCCGCTCTCATGACCACAGCCTATGCAACATACAAAAATGGGGAAAACTTATTAGACGTGGCTACAGGACAACCATCTACGCCATTCGATTATGGAGCTGGACATGTAAATCCAGTAGCAGCCCTTGATCCTGGCCTTGTCTATGATGCCACTGTTGATGACTATATAAGCTTCTTTTGTGCTTTAAACTATAGTGCATCAGACATTAAACAAATCACAACTAAAGACTTCATTTGCGACTCAAGCAAGAAATACAGCCTGGGGGATCTTAATTACCCATCGTTCTCTGTTCCACTACAAACTGCTTCAGGCAAGGAGGGCGGAGCTGGGGTGAAAAGTACAGTCAAATACACCAGGACTCTGACAAATGTTGGTGCTCCAGCAACATACAAGGTTTCGATGACATCACAAACTACATCTGTTAAGATGTTAGTTGAGCCAGAATCCCTGAGCTTTGCCAAAGAATATGAGAAAAAGAGTTACACAGTGACTTTTACTGCTACATCCATGCCCTCCGGTACGAACAGCTTTGCTCATCTGGAGTGGTCAGACGGGAAGCATGTTGTCCGGAGTCCAATAGCTTTCAGCTGGACATGA
- the LOC133690645 gene encoding uncharacterized protein LOC133690645: MDSLKKKEKVIHTITTTSSNESIIDIGTEQNCINPSCFFCTMKEPDSMIRRAGLQNCFKEMPFRDSQALALVLSGLWNIAMTQPDDPEFPSLGVFHCMASLIQKGIDNRSWLLKDQNIYIPYYAAHIIGSYTMNKVKFAEKAVHSGVIPPLMDLLRGKISWVEQRVAVRALGHLASFEKTFDAVAMYEEDVVKSAMQLASNCLEVVYSKFVGVRDAKERLKYHSDLLTRGVGGLDTENRKAEEWACQLQRWSLNLLNCFACKGRSLNLICRQDFLRDLCEMWGGLVMNHLSPAGVGLIRILCYSKHGRKSIAESKEVVRSLCNLSRSSDDWQYIGIDCLLLLLKDQDTRFKVIEVSALFLVDLVELRSLGNRSNVGDAIARVLLFYYRQSILKLKNNEVQKVMQEIWDLKVERRKREKTMTGEMVEERRVLAGLIKQQGNHMFWLGNIEEASVKYTEALDLCPLRLRKERVALYSDRAQCRLLLGNPDAAISDLTRALCLSTPANSHSKSLWRRSQAFDIKRLAKESLMDCVMFLNGCIKTEAAKGVKIPYHAARMISKQMEATWVFSNLKSKTSSNQSSRVQELDGDSENYDKQKHDEMMRIMIEKKGFISRLSTIGNEGVERKRERARSKKAVVARSMEGRWGSGLLRAEGEIL, from the exons ATGGATTCcctgaagaaaaaggagaaggtAATTCACACCATAACCACTACCAGCAGTAACGAAAGCATTATTGATATTGGTACTGAACAGAACTGCATCAATCCCAGTTGTTTCTTTTGCACGATGAAAGAGCCAGACTCAATGATCAGGAGAGCAGGACTACAGAATTGTTTCAAGGAAATGCCTTTCAGAGACAGCCAAGCACTTGCTCTGGTTCTTAGCGGTCTATGGAATATTGCTATGACACAACCAGATGATCCAGAGTTCCCATCCCTCGGTGTTTTCCACTGCATGGCAAGTTTGATCCAGAAAGGTATTGATAATAGAAGTTGGCTTCTTAAGGATCAAAACATTTACATCCCTTATTATGCAGCTCATATTATTGGCTCTTACACCATGAACAAGGTTAAGTTTGCAGAGAAAGCTGTTCATTCGGGTGTGATACCTCCATTAATGGATCTTTTAAGAGGAAAGATTAGTTGGGTAGAGCAAAGAGTTGCCGTTCGAGCTCTGGGTCACCTTGCAAGCTTTGAGAAAACGTTTGATGCAGTAGCAATGTATGAAGAAGATGTGGTGAAATCAGCTATGCAGTTAGCTTCCAATTGCCTTGAAGTGGTGTACTCAAAATTCGTTGGGGTACGGGATGCAAAGGAGAGGCTGAAGTATCATAGTGACTTGCTCACAAGAGGTGTTGGAGGGCTGGACACTGAGAACAGGAAAGCAGAGGAGTGGGCTTGCCAACTTCAACGCTGGTCTCTCAATCTCTTAAATTGCTTTGCTTGCAAAGGAAGGTCTCTGAATCTCATTTGTAGGCAGGATTTTTTAAGAGATTTGTGTGAAATGTGGGGTGGATTGGTGATGAATCACTTATCACCTGCTGGGGTTGGACTCATTAGAATTTTATGTTACAGCAAACACGGAAGAAAGAGTATTGCTGAATCCAAAGAAGTTGTAAGAAGTCTCTGTAATCTCTCGAGATCTTCAGATGATTGGCAGTACATTGGTATTGATTGTCTTCTATTACTTCTCAAGGACCAAGATACCAGGTTTAAAGTTATAGAAGTTTCCGCCTTGTTTCTTGTAGATTTGGTTGAACTCAGGAGCCTTGGCAATCGATCAAATGTAGGAGATGCAATCGCAAGAgtacttcttttttattacagACAAAGCATATTGAAATTAAAGAACAACGAAGTTCAAAAAGTTATGCAAGAAATTTGGGATTTGAAGGTAGAGAGGAGAAAGCGAGAGAAAACAATGACTGGAGAAATGGTTGAAGAGAGAAGGGTTTTGGCGGGTTTGATAAAACAACAGGGCAACCACATGTTTTGGCTAGGAAACATAGAAGAAGCATCGGTGAAGTATACTGAAGCACTAGATTTATGTCCATTGAGGttaagaaaagagagagtggCACTTTACAGTGACCGAGCTCAGTGTCGCTTGCTGCTTGGGAACCCAGATGCTGCCATTAGTGACTTAACTAGAGCTCTGTGCCTGTCCACTCCTGCAAATTCTCACAGCAAGAGCCTATGGAGAAGATCACAGGCCTTTGACATAAAAAGGTTGGCCAAAGAAAGCTTGATGGACTGTGTAATGTTCCTGAATGGCTGCATCAAGACTGAAGCAGCCAAAGGTGTGAAAATTCCATACCATGCAGCACGTATGATCAGCAAACAGATGGAAGCTACGTGGGTTTTTTCCAATCTGAAGTCAAAAACATCAAGCAATCAATCAAGTAGAGTGCAAGAACTGGATGGTGACTCTGAGAATTATGACAAGCAAAAACATGATGAGATGATGAGAATTATGATAGAGAAAAAAGGTTTTATCTCCA GGCTGTCCACCATAGGAAATGAAGGGGTGGAGAGAAAGAGGGAAAGGGCAAGGAGTAAGAAAGCTGTTGTGGCTCGATCAATGGAAGGTAGATGGGGATCAGGATTGTTGCGTGCTGAGGGAGAGATACTGTGA
- the LOC133691634 gene encoding 3-oxo-Delta(4,5)-steroid 5-beta-reductase-like, translating to MSWWWSGAIGAAKKKTEEDEASRGYQSVALILGVTGIVGNSLAEILPLSDTPGGPWKVYGVARRSRPNWNEDHPVEYIQCDISNTVETQSKLSKLTDVTHIFYVTWASKSTEEENCEINGLMFRNVLQAVIPNAANLRHVCLQTGLKQYVGPFALLGKIEAHDSPFTEDLPRLRFPNFYYPLEDVMFEEVAKKEGVTWSVHRPGVIFGFSPYSLMNMIVTISVYAAICKHEGVPLIFHGSKEAWNSYSIASDADLIAEHEIWACVDPNAQNEAFNIQNGDLFKWKHLWTVLAEEFGIEKYGFEEGESSVTFAEKMKDKGPVWEEIVRENQLLPNKLEQVGGWWFADLVFSIPGSVLCLNKSKEHGFLGFRNSKKSFVSWIDKMKAYKVVP from the exons atgagcTGGTGGTGGTCTGGTGCTATCGGCGCTGCCAAG AAAAAAACCGAAGAAGATGAAGCATCACGAGGTTACCAAAGCGTGGCCCTGATTCTAGGTGTTACCGGGATTGTTGGCAACAGTTTGGCGGAGATTCTCCCACTCTCAGACACGCCTGGTGGCCCATGGAAAGTCTACGGCGTCGCCCGACGTTCCCGCCCCAATTGGAACGAGGATCATCCGGTGGAGTACATCCAGTGCGACATCTCCAATACTGTCGAAACCCAATCCAAGCTTTCTAAACTCACCGATGTCACCCACATCTTTTATGTTACCTGGGCCAGCAAATCCACGGAGGAGGAGAACTGTGAGATTAACGGTCTCATGTTCCGCAACGTCCTCCAGGCTGTCATACCTAACGCTGCCAATCTCCGACATGTCTGCCTCCAAACCGGACTGAAGCAATATGTGGGTCCCTTTGCGTTATTAGGCAAGATTGAAGCTCATGACTCACCTTTCACGGAAGATCTGCCCAGATTAAGATTTCCCAATTTTTATTACCCATTGGAAGATGTTATGTTCGAGGAAGTGGCTAAGAAAGAAGGGGTGACTTGGTCTGTTCACCGGCCTGGTGTTATATTTGGGTTTTCACCTTATAGCTTGATGAATATGATTGTGACTATTTCTGTTTACGCTGCAATATGCAAGCACGAGGGAGTTCCGCTGATCTTTCATGGATCGAAAGAGGCATGGAATAGTTACTCAATTGCTTCTGATGCAGATCTGATCGCAGAGCATGAAATTTGGGCGTGCGTGGATCCTAATGCACAAAATGAAGCTTTTAATATCCAAAACGGGGATCTGTTCAAATGGAAGCATTTGTGGACGGTTTTAGCAGAAGAGTTTGGGATTGAAAAGTATGGATTTGAGGAGGGGGAGAGTAGTGTGACCTTTGCGGAGAAGATGAAAGACAAGGGACCAGTGTGGGAGGAAATTGTGAGGGAGAACCAGCTACTGCCTAACAAGCTGGAGCAAGTTGGGGGATGGTGGTTTGCAGATTTGGTGTTCAGTATACCGGGTTCTGTCCTTTGTTTGAATAAGAGCAAGGAACATGGATTTTTGGGATTTCGCAATTCCAAGAAATCATTCGTTTCGTGGATAGACAAGATGAAAGCTTACAAGGTTGTGCCTTGA